The proteins below are encoded in one region of Holophagaceae bacterium:
- a CDS encoding sigma-54-dependent Fis family transcriptional regulator produces the protein MTALSRLHWSTLGESSEGLENAWAAAWEVSVDRGAVPALPPRDTDLWAISASSLEPAAALLRLMSEVGALPILLLRSPAAPPLGPTALAAWGRLGSVRWGLLDAEIPQGGLRPLSSAPVPFTATQALALGLVGFSPAMAAVVARARSAAATRATVLLSGESGSGKEVIARAIHQLSEDREQPFVAVHCGAIPENLVESELFGYNKGAFTDARKDTPGKFREANGGTLFLDEVGTMPLSAQVRLLRVLQEREVQPLGGGPPVKVDVRVVVATNSDLWGKVQDGSFREDLFYRLEVVPIRMPALRERREEVPFLAQHFLNRKAREHGLYPKALHPSVDPLLMAMPWPGNVRQLENAIERAVILAGTRPVLTRQDFNFLMDRLMEGEILVEEPLSRAADGPQAESQAIPGPEPAGYLDIPPDGLDLNHVVSEVERNLMLQSLAITRGNKKRAAELLGLKRTTFLEKMKRLELDDDLPEAADGEAEG, from the coding sequence ATGACCGCATTGAGTCGACTCCACTGGTCCACCCTGGGCGAGTCCAGCGAAGGGTTGGAAAACGCCTGGGCGGCTGCCTGGGAAGTCAGCGTGGATCGAGGCGCCGTTCCCGCGCTGCCGCCCCGGGACACGGATCTGTGGGCCATCAGCGCGTCCAGCCTCGAACCCGCCGCTGCGCTACTGCGCCTGATGAGCGAGGTCGGCGCCCTGCCCATCCTCCTGCTCCGGAGCCCCGCAGCGCCGCCATTAGGTCCGACAGCCCTGGCGGCCTGGGGTCGGTTGGGCTCGGTGCGGTGGGGCCTGCTGGACGCCGAAATCCCCCAGGGAGGCCTGCGGCCCTTGAGCAGCGCCCCGGTCCCGTTCACGGCCACCCAGGCCCTGGCGCTGGGGCTGGTGGGTTTCAGCCCTGCCATGGCGGCGGTGGTGGCGCGGGCAAGGTCGGCGGCGGCCACCCGGGCGACGGTCCTGCTCAGCGGTGAAAGCGGCAGCGGCAAGGAAGTCATCGCCCGGGCCATCCATCAACTGAGCGAAGACCGCGAGCAGCCCTTCGTGGCCGTCCATTGCGGCGCCATCCCCGAAAACCTCGTGGAATCGGAGCTCTTCGGGTACAACAAGGGCGCCTTCACCGATGCCCGCAAGGACACCCCGGGCAAATTCCGCGAAGCCAACGGAGGCACGCTCTTCCTCGACGAGGTGGGCACCATGCCACTCTCGGCCCAGGTCCGCCTGCTGCGGGTCCTCCAGGAACGGGAGGTCCAGCCCCTGGGCGGAGGGCCGCCGGTCAAGGTGGATGTGCGCGTGGTGGTCGCCACCAATTCGGATCTCTGGGGGAAGGTCCAGGACGGCAGTTTCCGGGAGGACCTCTTCTACCGTCTGGAGGTGGTGCCCATCCGGATGCCGGCCCTGCGCGAGCGCCGCGAGGAGGTTCCCTTCCTGGCCCAGCATTTCCTCAACCGGAAGGCCCGGGAGCACGGCCTCTACCCCAAGGCCTTGCATCCATCGGTGGATCCGCTGCTCATGGCCATGCCTTGGCCGGGCAACGTGCGCCAGCTTGAAAACGCCATCGAACGGGCGGTGATCCTCGCCGGAACCCGCCCGGTCCTGACCCGGCAGGATTTCAATTTCCTGATGGACCGGTTGATGGAGGGCGAAATTCTGGTGGAGGAACCGCTCTCTCGGGCGGCGGACGGACCCCAGGCGGAAAGCCAGGCCATCCCTGGGCCCGAACCCGCGGGGTACCTGGACATCCCCCCGGATGGCCTGGACCTGAACCACGTGGTTTCCGAGGTAGAGCGGAACCTGATGCTGCAGAGCCTCGCCATCACCCGCGGCAACAAGAAAAGGGCCGCCGAGCTGCTGGGCCTGAAACGCACCACCTTTCTGGAAAAGATGAAAAGGCTTGAGTTGGATGACGATTTGCCCGAGGCAGCCGATGGGGAAGCTGAGGGGTGA